GCCTGAAGGCCGAACTCCTTATCAAGAAACGTTTTGGCAAGAATGCCATCGTGAAGGGCATGGACTTGCAGGAGGGGGCAACTACCATCGAGCGTAACGGGCAAATCGGAGGTCACCGTGCGTGACGACTACAGGGACATCATCGACTTGCCGTACCCGCGGAATGACTGGAACTTCCTCATGAAACATCCGCGCATGAGCGTGGCGGACCGTGCAAAGATTTTCCATCCGTTCGCTGCGTTGCGCGGACATGCGGAGGCGCTTGATGCGACCGCGGAACGCAAGCAGGATGCGGTCGAGAACGAGTTTACTCTTGACGATCAGGATTTTGGCGCGTGATTTTGCAAATGACGAAAATGTACTGTTATAGGCAGAATCTATAACCCTGTATAAGAAAGTAGTATTGTTGCTGGCCTTGTAATGCAGGGACCGCATTTCTATTTTTGCGCCGTCTTTAGAACCTCATGGAGGTGCATCATGGAAAAACGTACAGGTCTCTTTTCGAATGGAATTATCTGGTTCGGTGTCGCCATCTCGGTTTCCGAAATCGAGGCGGGTATCGAAATCGGTGCGGCGTCTGCGCCGGGATCTCTCTGGCTTCCGCTAATCCTCGGGCACGTGCTGGGTGGCATCTTGCTGTTCTTCGTGGGTCTTATCGGTGCCCGCGTCCGCGTGAACGCGATGGAGACTACGGCTTCTTCGTTTGGCAAGTACGGCTCTAAGTTCTTTGCCGCGCTGAACGTTTTCCAGCTGCTCGCGTGGGTGGCCGTGCTGAATGCGCAGGGCGCTTCAGCACTAGCGGGCCTGAGCCTGCCCATCTCCTTCCCGATTACTTGCGTGATTCTCGCCGTGCTGATTGCCATCTGGGTTTTTGTGGGGCTCAGGCGCTCCGCGACCGTGACCACGGTCGTGATGGCCGCCCTCGCCATATTGCTTGCCGTACTTACAGTTAAGTTGTTCGGTGTCGGTGCATCTGGCGCGCTTACTGCAGGGGCTGCAACTTCTGCCGCACTGCTCGGTTTCTGGAACATCTTCGAGATTTCCATCGCCATGCCCATCTCCTGGCTCCCGGTGATTTCGGACTACACGAAGGACGTTGAAAATCCGGTGAAGGCAACGGCGGTTTCTGCGGCGGCCTACACGTTCGCGAGCCTCTGGATGTACATTCTCGGTATCGAGATTGCTGGCATTGGCGCCGGCAACAACATCGCGCAGGCCATCCTCCTTGCAGGCCTCGGGATTCCGGGCATTATCATCGTGGTGCTCTCTACCGTCACGACGAACTTCCTTGCGGCAAATTCTGCAGGCGAATCCTCGAAGGCGATTTACGGCAAAATCAACCCGAAGGTTGCGGGCGTCGTCGTAGCCCTTTTGAGTGCGGCTCTCGCTATCTCGGGAATCATGGACCACTACATTAGTTTCCTGTACTTGATTGCCTCGGTATTTGCGCCCATGGCTGCTGTATTGCTCGTCTCGTTCTACTTCGGGAAGGGTGATGCGGATACACGCAGCGGATCTTTCGGATTCTGGCTCTGGAACCTTTTCTCTTGGCTTGCAGGCTTTATTGTGTATCAGGTGGCCGCGCACCAGGAATCCGTTTTCTTCGGGCCCACGCTCCTTGCCGTTATCGTGTCTGTTGCTTTTGCTTATGGCCGTGTGCTCGTCTTGTCGAGCCGCAACTCGTAATTAATTTCTAGATTTAGACTGCTATGCCACAGAAGAAGATTGCGCTTATCAACGACATTACCGGATTCGGCCGCTGCTCGGTCGCCGTCATGGCACCCGTCATCTCGGCCATGAAAATCCAGGCGGTCGCGGTGCCTACGGCAATACTTTCCACGCATACGCAGTTCCCCAAGTATTTCTTTGACGATTACACACCCAAGATGCGCGACTACATCCAGACGTACAAAGATCTGGACATGAGTTTCGACGCCATCGCCACGGGGTTCCTCGGCTCCGAAGAACAGGTGGACATCGTTATCGACTTTATCAAGACGTTCAAGAAAAATGGCGTGTTCACGCTGGTCGACCCGGTGATGGGCGACTACGGCAGGCTCTATACCACCTATACGCCGGAACTTTGCGAAAAGATGCGCGCGCTCGTGCATTACGCCGACCTCTTGACGCCGAACCTCACCGAACTCTGCTCGCTCACAGGTTGCGACTACCGCGACGGGAATCTCTCCCTCTCCGAAATCGAGAACATGTGCAAGACGCTTGCTGGACAGGGGCCCAAGCACATTGTGGTTACGGGAATCCATTACAGCAAAACGCAGATTATGAATTACGTTTATAGCAAGGATGAGGAAGCGAAAATCGTGATGGCCGACCGCATCGGTGGCGACCGCAGCGGAACGGGCGATGTGATTAGCGCGGTAATCGCCGGCATGTACCTGAACGGCCACGACTTCTACGAGTCGGTAAAGAAGGCCGCCGAATTCGCATCCAAGTGCATCCGCTACTGCGAAGACAACAACGTTCCCGATCACTGGGGCCTGAGCGTCGAAATGTACCTTCGCGACCTCATCGAAGACTAAGGGGGCCTAATGATAGTTTATACTGTAACTGGGACCGTCGGGCAGGCGGGCTATTTGGATATCGCCAACAGTGGCGACATTACCGGCAAGAACATCTACGTGAACATGACGAACCGTTGCCCGTGCAACTGCGTTTTTTGCCTGCGCCAGACGAAGAAGATGATGGAAGGCAATACGCTTTGGCTCAAGGGCGGTGACCCGAGTGTCGACCAGGTGATGGAAATTTTTGACGCGTACGACCTCAACGTCATCAACGAACTGATTTTCTGCGGATACGGCGAACCGCTTGAACGCCTTTACGACGTGTGCAGCGTGATTGACAAGCTCAAGGCGAAGTACCCGAACTTGAAGGTGCGCCTCAACACGAACGGCCTTGCGAACCTGATTCACGGCAAGGATATCACGCCCGAACTCGAAGGCCGCTTCGATACCGTCTCGATTTCGTTGAATGCCCCTGACGCCGAGGAATTTTTGGCGCTCACGCGTTCCAAGTTCGGCATCAAGTCTTACGATGCGCTCAAGGAATTCGCCGTGCTTGCGAAGGCTCATGTGAAGAACGTGGTCATGACTGTCGTCGAGAAGGTGATGCCCGAAGAAAAAATCGAAATCTGTCGCAAGCTGTGCGAAGAACTCGGAGTCACGTTACGAGTGCGTCCGTTTGAATCTTAAATGTTAACCTGGCGCGGAGAATGACGATGCTGCGTTTGATTGTGATGTGCTTGGCGGTGGCGCTTGCCTGCACGAACTCGTTTGCGGCGAAGTCCGGCGCAAAATCTAAACCGGCGAAGGCTTCGCCCGCAAAAACTAAGTCCGCCAAGTCCAAAAATCTCGAGTTCAAGGACCC
The sequence above is drawn from the Fibrobacter sp. UWR2 genome and encodes:
- a CDS encoding cytosine permease, whose translation is MEKRTGLFSNGIIWFGVAISVSEIEAGIEIGAASAPGSLWLPLILGHVLGGILLFFVGLIGARVRVNAMETTASSFGKYGSKFFAALNVFQLLAWVAVLNAQGASALAGLSLPISFPITCVILAVLIAIWVFVGLRRSATVTTVVMAALAILLAVLTVKLFGVGASGALTAGAATSAALLGFWNIFEISIAMPISWLPVISDYTKDVENPVKATAVSAAAYTFASLWMYILGIEIAGIGAGNNIAQAILLAGLGIPGIIIVVLSTVTTNFLAANSAGESSKAIYGKINPKVAGVVVALLSAALAISGIMDHYISFLYLIASVFAPMAAVLLVSFYFGKGDADTRSGSFGFWLWNLFSWLAGFIVYQVAAHQESVFFGPTLLAVIVSVAFAYGRVLVLSSRNS
- a CDS encoding pyridoxamine kinase, which codes for MPQKKIALINDITGFGRCSVAVMAPVISAMKIQAVAVPTAILSTHTQFPKYFFDDYTPKMRDYIQTYKDLDMSFDAIATGFLGSEEQVDIVIDFIKTFKKNGVFTLVDPVMGDYGRLYTTYTPELCEKMRALVHYADLLTPNLTELCSLTGCDYRDGNLSLSEIENMCKTLAGQGPKHIVVTGIHYSKTQIMNYVYSKDEEAKIVMADRIGGDRSGTGDVISAVIAGMYLNGHDFYESVKKAAEFASKCIRYCEDNNVPDHWGLSVEMYLRDLIED
- a CDS encoding TatD family nuclease-associated radical SAM protein, whose protein sequence is MIVYTVTGTVGQAGYLDIANSGDITGKNIYVNMTNRCPCNCVFCLRQTKKMMEGNTLWLKGGDPSVDQVMEIFDAYDLNVINELIFCGYGEPLERLYDVCSVIDKLKAKYPNLKVRLNTNGLANLIHGKDITPELEGRFDTVSISLNAPDAEEFLALTRSKFGIKSYDALKEFAVLAKAHVKNVVMTVVEKVMPEEKIEICRKLCEELGVTLRVRPFES